In one window of Desulfarculaceae bacterium DNA:
- a CDS encoding response regulator transcription factor translates to MRPGNAIQALIATDNIILRRGMARMLGDCQGVQVVSELSSGQEVIKQIEGAAPDVALIDYYLPGLGGLEVAARLADKKSSPRVILFSTYALRESSVFLALEAGVAAVLDKSCGYRDLVAAVKAAAEGKTYLPPALSAQVLGRFGSWMGRPNRGKRGEFASLTPREREVMQLIAEGLTYTQIADQLCISPNTVNRHRASLMDKLNLKSVADIVKFAIEARVVRLDGRAFENN, encoded by the coding sequence ATGAGACCAGGCAACGCCATCCAAGCCCTGATCGCCACGGACAACATAATCCTGCGCCGGGGCATGGCCCGGATGCTAGGCGACTGCCAGGGAGTCCAGGTGGTCTCCGAGCTGAGCAGCGGGCAAGAGGTGATCAAGCAGATCGAGGGAGCGGCCCCGGACGTGGCCCTGATCGATTATTACCTGCCCGGGCTCGGCGGTCTGGAGGTGGCCGCCCGCCTGGCCGACAAGAAATCCTCCCCCAGAGTCATCCTGTTTTCCACCTACGCCTTGCGCGAGAGCAGCGTCTTTTTGGCCCTGGAGGCCGGGGTGGCCGCGGTGTTGGACAAAAGCTGCGGCTACCGCGACCTGGTCGCGGCGGTGAAGGCCGCCGCCGAGGGCAAGACCTACCTCCCCCCCGCCCTGTCCGCCCAGGTGCTGGGCCGCTTCGGCAGCTGGATGGGCCGGCCCAACCGGGGCAAGCGCGGCGAGTTCGCCAGCCTCACTCCCCGCGAGCGCGAGGTCATGCAGCTCATCGCCGAGGGCCTCACCTACACCCAGATCGCCGACCAGCTCTGCATCAGCCCCAACACGGTGAACCGCCACCGGGCCAGCCTGATGGACAAGCTCAACCTCAAGAGCGTGGCCGACATCGTGAAGTTCGCCATCGAGGCCCGGGTGGTCCGGCTGGACGGGCGCGCCTTCGAAAACAACTAG
- a CDS encoding TrpB-like pyridoxal phosphate-dependent enzyme, with product MEQVKVLLDEQEMPKRWYNVQADLPTPLAPPFHPATMEIATPEQMNVIFPMALLEQEMSPAPFFDIPEEVMQVLALWRPTPLMRARNLEKALDTPAKIYFKNESVSPAGSHKPNTAVPQAYYNKKEGIKRIATETGAGQWGSAMSLACQMFGLDCRVYMVRVSYNQKPYRKSMINTWGAEIFASPSDQTESGRAALAQNPDHPGSLGLAISEAVEDAVSHDDTNYSLGSVLNHVCLHQTVIGEEAIRQMKKIGEKPDVVIGCIGGGSNFAGLAFPYVREKIGGMDVRILAVEPASCPTVTKGIYAYDYGDMAHLAPIVMMHTLGHTFVPPGIHAGGLRYHGMSPLVSRLKEDELIEAIAVPQLECFEAGLMFARSEGIIPAPESTHAIRAAVIEALQAKEEGKEKTILFNLSGHGHFDMSAYDAFLAGQLSNYEYPQKMVDEALSKLPHITLPA from the coding sequence ATGGAGCAGGTAAAGGTCTTACTCGACGAGCAGGAGATGCCCAAGCGCTGGTACAACGTGCAGGCCGACCTGCCCACCCCGCTGGCCCCGCCCTTCCATCCGGCCACCATGGAGATCGCCACCCCGGAGCAGATGAACGTCATCTTCCCCATGGCCCTGTTGGAGCAGGAGATGAGCCCGGCGCCCTTCTTCGACATCCCCGAAGAGGTGATGCAGGTCTTGGCCCTGTGGCGGCCCACTCCCCTGATGCGCGCCCGCAACCTGGAAAAGGCCCTGGACACCCCGGCCAAGATCTATTTCAAGAACGAGTCGGTCTCCCCGGCGGGCTCCCACAAGCCCAACACCGCGGTGCCCCAGGCCTACTACAACAAAAAAGAGGGCATCAAGCGCATCGCCACCGAGACCGGCGCCGGCCAGTGGGGCAGCGCCATGAGCCTGGCCTGCCAGATGTTCGGCCTGGACTGCCGGGTGTACATGGTTCGGGTCAGCTACAACCAGAAGCCCTACCGCAAGTCCATGATCAACACCTGGGGCGCCGAGATCTTCGCCAGCCCCAGCGACCAGACCGAGTCGGGCCGCGCGGCCCTGGCCCAAAACCCGGATCACCCCGGCTCCCTGGGCCTGGCCATCTCCGAGGCGGTGGAAGACGCGGTGAGCCACGACGACACCAACTACTCCCTGGGCTCGGTGCTCAACCACGTGTGCCTGCACCAGACGGTGATCGGCGAAGAGGCCATCAGGCAGATGAAAAAGATCGGCGAGAAGCCCGACGTGGTCATCGGCTGCATCGGCGGCGGCTCCAACTTCGCGGGCCTGGCCTTCCCCTACGTGCGCGAGAAGATCGGCGGCATGGACGTGCGCATCCTGGCGGTGGAGCCCGCCTCCTGCCCCACGGTGACCAAGGGCATCTATGCCTATGACTACGGCGACATGGCCCACCTGGCCCCCATCGTGATGATGCACACCCTGGGCCACACCTTCGTGCCCCCGGGTATCCACGCCGGCGGCCTGCGCTATCACGGCATGAGCCCCCTGGTCAGCCGCCTGAAGGAAGACGAGCTCATCGAGGCCATCGCGGTGCCTCAGCTGGAGTGCTTCGAGGCCGGGCTCATGTTCGCCCGCTCCGAGGGCATCATCCCGGCGCCCGAGTCCACCCACGCCATCCGGGCCGCGGTGATCGAGGCGCTCCAGGCCAAGGAAGAGGGCAAGGAAAAGACCATCCTGTTCAACCTCTCGGGCCACGGCCACTTCGACATGAGCGCCTACGACGCCTTCCTGGCCGGCCAGCTGAGCAACTACGAGTATCCCCAGAAGATGGTGGACGAGGCCCTGAGTAAGCTGCCTCACATAACCCTGCCCGCCTAA
- a CDS encoding sensor domain-containing diguanylate cyclase, which yields MVTTNEFVERLISSCPDGIIGVNRGGTVVIFNQGAEKLTGLPASRVLGKLSITQVYEPPELARKVKKALYGSEFGGVGVLDGMEVEVSGAGGRKVPIRLSATLLLEDGQEIGSVGFFHDMSARKELETELRRHSITDSLTSLYNRRHFHVTLGLEVDRTIRYGRPLTLAFFDLDSFKPFNDTYGHQEGDHILRLVGQVMKQALRNLDQAFRLGGDEFAFIMVETNVDQGRLAMERFTRSFREQWAAKMAYLGDELPPVTMSIGLAQLAPGEKGDQLVRRADVAMYEAKKDGGDRVVKARMEIKE from the coding sequence ATGGTTACCACTAATGAGTTCGTGGAGAGGCTGATCAGCTCTTGTCCGGATGGCATCATCGGGGTCAACCGCGGAGGCACGGTGGTCATCTTCAACCAGGGCGCGGAAAAGCTGACCGGCCTGCCCGCCTCCCGAGTGCTGGGCAAGCTGTCCATCACCCAGGTCTACGAGCCGCCCGAGTTGGCCCGCAAGGTGAAAAAGGCCTTATACGGTAGCGAGTTCGGTGGGGTAGGCGTCTTGGACGGCATGGAGGTGGAGGTGTCTGGCGCGGGGGGCCGCAAGGTCCCCATCCGGCTTTCGGCCACCCTGCTCCTCGAAGACGGACAAGAGATCGGCTCGGTGGGTTTTTTCCACGACATGAGCGCCCGCAAGGAGCTGGAGACGGAGCTGCGCCGCCACTCCATCACCGACAGCCTCACCAGTCTGTACAATCGCCGCCACTTCCACGTCACCCTGGGCCTGGAGGTGGATCGCACCATCCGCTACGGCCGTCCCCTTACCCTGGCCTTTTTCGATCTGGACTCCTTCAAGCCCTTCAACGACACCTACGGCCATCAGGAGGGCGACCACATCCTGCGCCTGGTGGGGCAGGTCATGAAACAGGCGCTGCGCAACCTGGACCAGGCTTTTCGCCTGGGAGGCGACGAGTTCGCCTTCATCATGGTGGAGACCAACGTCGACCAGGGCCGGTTGGCCATGGAGCGCTTCACCCGCTCCTTCCGGGAGCAGTGGGCCGCCAAAATGGCCTACCTGGGCGATGAGCTGCCCCCGGTGACCATGAGCATCGGCCTGGCCCAGTTGGCCCCGGGCGAAAAGGGCGACCAGCTGGTGCGGCGGGCCGACGTGGCCATGTATGAGGCCAAGAAGGACGGCGGGGACCGGGTGGTCAAGGCGCGCATGGAGATAAAGGAATAG